A section of the Asticcacaulis sp. EMRT-3 genome encodes:
- a CDS encoding D-aminoacylase has product MFPEVVDNVLRGGLVFDGDGGTPFQADVAFSDGLIVAVGDLKNVRAAREIDVTGKAVAPGFIDSHSHDDYACIRTPDMTAKISQGVTTVVVGNCGLSIAPLRFEGAVEEPFNLLGDEKAFAYASFAAYAEAISAARPAVNVAALVGHTTLRKICMNDLTKPASPDERKAMQDLLANALRAGAAGLSSGVYYPPAYAADLAELTALAETVSAHGGVYATHIRSEYDGVAEALQEAFATTRAARTPLIISHHKCAGVHNWGRSAETLGLIGTAAKTQPVCMDCYPYTAGSSVLNPDLCDGEIRVLINSSQPYPEMAGRYLKEIAAEWGLSERAAARRMMPGYACYFQIHEDDMKRILSHPLCMVGSDGLPNDLNPHPRLWGTFPRVLGHYARDLDLFPLAEAVAKMTGFTARRFGFSDRGRIKPGLAADITVFDPATVADRATFEAPVQISAGIEEVFVGGVQSWSQGRATGERSGRFIRGAGLHADAAAGA; this is encoded by the coding sequence ATGTTTCCTGAAGTTGTTGATAATGTTCTGCGTGGGGGCCTCGTCTTTGACGGCGACGGCGGAACGCCTTTTCAGGCCGATGTCGCGTTCAGCGACGGCCTGATCGTGGCGGTGGGCGATCTGAAAAACGTCCGTGCCGCCCGCGAGATCGACGTGACCGGCAAGGCCGTAGCGCCCGGCTTCATCGACTCGCATTCGCACGACGACTATGCCTGCATCCGCACGCCCGACATGACGGCCAAGATCAGTCAGGGCGTCACCACGGTCGTGGTCGGCAATTGCGGCCTGTCGATCGCACCTCTGCGCTTTGAAGGGGCGGTCGAGGAGCCGTTCAATCTGCTCGGCGATGAAAAAGCCTTCGCCTATGCCAGCTTTGCCGCCTATGCCGAGGCGATCAGCGCTGCCCGCCCGGCGGTCAATGTGGCGGCTCTGGTCGGCCACACCACCTTGCGCAAGATCTGCATGAACGACCTGACAAAGCCCGCCTCGCCCGATGAGCGCAAGGCCATGCAGGATCTGCTGGCCAATGCGCTGCGCGCAGGTGCTGCGGGCCTCAGTTCCGGCGTCTATTATCCGCCCGCCTATGCCGCCGATCTGGCCGAACTGACGGCGCTGGCTGAAACGGTCAGTGCGCACGGCGGCGTCTATGCCACCCATATCCGCAGCGAATATGACGGCGTGGCCGAGGCGCTGCAAGAGGCCTTCGCCACCACGCGCGCCGCCCGGACGCCCTTGATCATCTCGCACCACAAATGCGCGGGCGTGCATAATTGGGGCCGTTCGGCGGAAACGCTCGGCCTGATCGGCACGGCGGCCAAAACTCAGCCCGTCTGCATGGACTGCTACCCCTATACAGCCGGATCGAGCGTGCTCAATCCCGATCTGTGCGACGGTGAAATCCGCGTGCTGATCAATTCGTCGCAGCCCTATCCTGAGATGGCAGGCCGCTATCTGAAGGAGATCGCCGCCGAATGGGGCTTAAGCGAGCGCGCAGCCGCCCGGCGCATGATGCCCGGCTATGCCTGCTATTTCCAGATTCACGAAGACGATATGAAGCGCATCCTGTCGCATCCTCTGTGCATGGTCGGATCAGACGGCCTGCCCAATGATCTCAATCCGCACCCGCGCCTGTGGGGCACGTTTCCGCGCGTGCTGGGCCACTATGCGCGCGATCTCGACCTGTTTCCGCTGGCTGAGGCCGTGGCCAAGATGACCGGCTTCACGGCGCGGCGCTTTGGCTTTTCAGATCGTGGCCGCATCAAGCCGGGTCTGGCCGCCGACATCACCGTTTTCGATCCGGCCACCGTGGCCGACCGCGCCACGTTCGAGGCACCCGTGCAGATTTCCGCCGGGATCGAAGAGGTTTTTGTCGGCGGCGTGCAGAGCTGGTCGCAGGGCCGGGCCACCGGCGAACGCAGCGGGCGATTTATACGCGGGGCGGGCCTTCATGCCGACGCCGCAGCGGGCGCATAA
- a CDS encoding TonB-dependent receptor has product MKKVLCAGVALAALMPFSALAQTSDSGDTAKTNDATTVIVTGIRASLRSALAEKRNAPAVVDSITAEEAGKFPDTNVSESLQRVPGVAIQRNAGEGQFITVRGLGPEFNNVLLNGRTLPTDNQGREFSFDVLSADLISRADVYKTSLPELTEGGIGATVNITTTRPLDTRGTHASLNLYGSYDSMTKDFTPNFSGVYSYANPDHTFGVAASLSYTDRESKQDSVQTDIWVNRPATVVTGSESSVGLPASAASTQSFLMPSNLGFHQEAASRKRTVGSLTFQYKPNADWLITVDTLYSHLDQKMTDSIYSAYFNPAFINPVIGSDGTVQSFTRPGTTFVNNNPALASQVGASQNDNIVTTNNRLANTYVFGANAKWNVSDTLHLEGDLSYSRATGTSVNPYVVIGEQSVNGQTFDLNPGGKTPILTIPDTVTDPSLMRSHYTGVSGDSISDDILDGQLSAKWTHEAGYFRSLSAGIEYSDRQKIDNYSASPDGCAYCGYTYPANATLLQLQSFSGFIGGVQVPVAAHFTYDPNAVIAWLQEPVNLAQSSDPALAESYAGGPISPQAQPGGTINVTEKVTALYADSYWGGDRWSGNAGVRIVNVQSRSIGYGTPLLTAITNYPADSGYIYTMAPPPN; this is encoded by the coding sequence ATGAAAAAGGTTTTATGTGCGGGGGTGGCTCTGGCCGCTCTGATGCCGTTCTCGGCTCTGGCTCAGACATCTGACTCAGGCGATACGGCCAAGACAAACGACGCGACCACGGTGATCGTCACCGGCATAAGGGCCAGCCTGCGAAGCGCCCTGGCGGAAAAGCGCAATGCCCCGGCGGTCGTCGATTCGATCACCGCCGAAGAGGCTGGCAAGTTTCCCGACACCAATGTTTCGGAATCGCTGCAACGTGTACCGGGCGTGGCCATCCAGCGCAATGCCGGCGAAGGCCAGTTCATCACCGTGCGCGGTCTGGGGCCGGAATTCAACAATGTGCTGCTCAATGGCCGCACCCTGCCGACCGATAATCAGGGCCGTGAATTTTCGTTTGACGTTCTGTCGGCAGACCTGATTTCGCGCGCCGATGTGTACAAGACCTCGCTGCCTGAACTGACCGAAGGCGGCATTGGCGCCACGGTCAATATCACCACCACGCGCCCGCTGGATACCAGGGGCACACACGCCAGCCTGAACCTGTACGGTTCCTACGATTCGATGACCAAGGATTTCACGCCCAATTTCAGCGGCGTCTATTCCTATGCCAATCCGGATCATACGTTCGGAGTCGCCGCCTCGCTGTCCTATACGGATCGTGAATCGAAGCAGGATTCGGTGCAGACCGACATCTGGGTAAATCGTCCGGCCACGGTCGTCACCGGCTCGGAATCGTCGGTGGGCCTGCCCGCCAGTGCCGCCTCGACCCAGAGCTTCCTGATGCCCAGCAATCTCGGCTTCCATCAGGAAGCCGCCTCGCGCAAACGGACGGTCGGCAGCCTGACCTTCCAGTATAAGCCCAATGCCGACTGGCTGATCACGGTCGATACCCTGTATTCGCATCTCGATCAGAAAATGACCGATTCGATCTACAGCGCCTATTTCAATCCGGCCTTCATCAATCCGGTCATCGGTTCGGACGGCACGGTGCAGAGCTTTACGCGCCCTGGCACGACCTTTGTGAATAATAATCCGGCCCTGGCTTCGCAGGTCGGTGCCTCGCAGAACGACAATATCGTCACCACCAATAATCGTCTGGCCAATACCTATGTGTTTGGTGCCAATGCCAAGTGGAACGTGTCGGACACGCTTCATCTTGAAGGCGACCTGTCCTATTCGCGGGCCACGGGCACATCGGTCAATCCCTATGTCGTGATCGGTGAACAGTCGGTCAATGGCCAGACCTTCGACCTCAATCCGGGTGGCAAGACGCCGATCCTGACCATCCCCGACACAGTCACCGATCCCAGCCTGATGCGCTCCCACTATACGGGCGTCAGCGGCGACAGCATCAGCGACGATATTCTCGATGGCCAGTTGAGCGCCAAATGGACGCATGAGGCGGGCTATTTCCGCAGCCTGTCTGCCGGTATCGAATATTCCGACCGCCAGAAGATCGACAATTACTCGGCCTCGCCGGACGGTTGCGCCTATTGCGGCTACACCTATCCGGCCAATGCCACCCTGTTGCAGCTCCAGTCCTTCTCCGGCTTCATCGGCGGGGTGCAGGTGCCGGTGGCGGCGCACTTCACCTATGATCCTAATGCTGTCATCGCCTGGTTGCAGGAACCGGTCAATCTGGCGCAGTCGAGCGATCCGGCCCTGGCGGAATCCTATGCAGGCGGCCCGATCTCACCACAAGCCCAGCCGGGCGGCACCATCAATGTGACCGAAAAAGTGACCGCGCTTTATGCCGACAGCTACTGGGGCGGCGATCGCTGGTCGGGCAATGCCGGTGTCCGTATCGTCAATGTCCAGTCGCGCTCGATCGGTTATGGCACGCCGCTTCTGACGGCCATCACCAACTATCCGGCCGATTCAGGCTATATCTATACTATGGCACCCCCACCGAACTGA
- the cas3 gene encoding CRISPR-associated helicase Cas3' — MRFITNYWGKARPPEGINGPAWHPLAYHSLDVAAVLSAVLDLRPCLLQTVSARTGLSEADTRQWMLLVAALHDLGKFAENFQTKVPELAETLGHAPQSKWGPWGTDGHGDVGHALWQKDYRSACPADFNQWLHAAVSHHGVPASDNVPLNNVISDPARTDAGTYVEAVFSLLGKPADQRPRASAQAEIWRVAGLVILADWIGSNAEDRWFPYEKPDYLTLEAYWPVALEKGRKAVSLAALAEAEAATHFNLAHLFDTPVTASPLQDWAAAQNPENGPNLYIIEDLTGSGKTEAALLLAHRLMRAGAAEGLYWALPSMATANGLYDRLEKTYRRLFEGESEPSLILAHSARDLHMGFQASIRGGRYAPTAQADDLSAEASCAAFLAEDRKRTFLAQVGIGTIDQALLAALPVRHNALRLAALSRRVLVIDEVHAFDGYMTAGIESLIRFQAALGGSVIMLSATLTLAQRQKFIRIFGGKPLTDPSAAFPLISHVDPQKQVHETAAPAHRGTRRDLKTVRYDTSESVMQALLDKAEAGACCLYIRNTVAEATEAYEWLSRKAGPKIGLHLFHARFCLQDRIRREQAVLKQLGKHSTPDTRKGQIIVATQVVEQSLDLDADYMATDLCPMDLLIQRAGRLHRHDRPDRAEPELWVVSRPAVPDAGEDWYGGLFSKGQYVYEDHGQLWRTQRILEQTGGLNCLSASVRDLIEPVFDRDGDCPEGLRTSSDQARARNDADRAVSKLNFIHCKDANTPPAGFIHDAKWAPDTKTPTRLGEASITVRLARWANGALTPWAEADRAPLSWRLSELSLRAARFAEAVYPDEACRAAVAAVQAGWPQRYDPPPVLALIPSDTPGLWQGQIKDHRDRVVSVRYSMEQGLVIEN; from the coding sequence ATGCGGTTTATAACCAACTACTGGGGCAAGGCGAGGCCACCTGAAGGCATCAACGGACCTGCCTGGCATCCACTTGCCTATCATAGTCTTGATGTGGCGGCGGTCTTATCGGCTGTTCTCGATCTTCGTCCATGCCTGTTGCAGACAGTTTCCGCCCGCACGGGCCTGAGCGAAGCCGACACGCGGCAATGGATGCTGCTGGTGGCGGCCCTACACGATCTGGGCAAGTTTGCCGAGAATTTCCAGACCAAGGTGCCGGAACTCGCGGAAACGCTCGGTCATGCCCCGCAATCAAAATGGGGGCCATGGGGCACGGATGGTCATGGCGATGTCGGACATGCCCTGTGGCAAAAGGACTATAGGTCTGCCTGCCCCGCAGATTTCAACCAATGGCTCCATGCCGCCGTTTCGCATCATGGCGTACCCGCTTCCGACAACGTTCCACTGAATAATGTGATCAGCGATCCCGCCCGTACCGATGCAGGCACCTATGTTGAGGCCGTATTCTCCCTATTGGGCAAGCCTGCCGATCAAAGACCGCGCGCCAGCGCTCAGGCCGAAATCTGGCGCGTGGCCGGGCTGGTCATTCTCGCCGACTGGATAGGGTCAAATGCCGAGGATCGCTGGTTCCCTTACGAAAAGCCCGATTATTTAACCCTTGAGGCATACTGGCCGGTCGCGCTGGAGAAGGGCCGCAAGGCCGTGTCGCTGGCTGCCTTGGCCGAGGCCGAAGCCGCGACCCATTTTAACCTTGCGCACCTGTTCGACACACCGGTGACCGCCTCGCCGCTGCAAGACTGGGCCGCCGCACAAAACCCGGAAAATGGGCCGAATCTTTATATTATCGAAGACCTGACCGGTTCCGGCAAGACCGAGGCGGCGCTGCTGCTGGCCCATCGCCTGATGCGGGCGGGCGCCGCCGAGGGGCTGTACTGGGCCCTGCCCAGCATGGCAACAGCCAACGGGCTTTATGATCGTCTGGAAAAAACCTACCGACGGCTGTTTGAGGGCGAGTCGGAACCCTCGCTGATCCTGGCCCACAGCGCCCGCGACCTGCACATGGGTTTTCAGGCCTCCATTCGCGGCGGCAGGTACGCACCCACCGCCCAGGCCGACGATCTGAGCGCCGAAGCCAGTTGCGCCGCCTTTCTGGCCGAAGACCGCAAGCGCACCTTTCTGGCTCAGGTGGGCATCGGCACGATCGATCAGGCCTTGCTGGCCGCCCTGCCCGTCCGGCACAATGCCTTGCGGCTGGCCGCCCTGTCGCGCCGGGTGCTGGTGATCGACGAGGTTCACGCCTTCGATGGCTACATGACGGCGGGCATTGAAAGCCTGATCCGCTTTCAGGCGGCGCTCGGCGGTTCGGTGATCATGCTTTCGGCTACGCTGACCCTGGCGCAACGGCAAAAATTCATTCGCATCTTCGGTGGAAAGCCGCTTACCGACCCGTCCGCCGCTTTTCCGCTGATCAGCCATGTCGATCCGCAAAAGCAGGTTCACGAAACGGCCGCGCCCGCCCATCGCGGCACACGGCGCGATCTGAAAACCGTGCGCTACGATACCTCCGAAAGCGTCATGCAGGCTTTGCTGGACAAGGCCGAAGCGGGGGCGTGCTGCCTCTATATCCGCAACACCGTGGCCGAAGCGACCGAGGCCTATGAATGGCTGTCGCGCAAGGCTGGCCCAAAGATCGGCCTTCATCTGTTCCATGCCCGTTTTTGCTTGCAGGATCGCATCCGGCGCGAACAGGCGGTTTTGAAACAGCTCGGCAAGCACAGCACGCCCGACACGCGCAAGGGCCAGATTATTGTTGCGACCCAGGTGGTGGAGCAGTCGCTCGATCTCGACGCCGACTACATGGCCACCGACCTGTGCCCGATGGATCTGCTGATCCAGCGCGCCGGGCGGCTGCACCGCCATGACCGCCCGGACAGGGCCGAACCGGAACTTTGGGTTGTCAGCCGCCCCGCCGTGCCCGATGCCGGTGAAGACTGGTATGGCGGGCTGTTTTCCAAAGGCCAGTATGTTTATGAAGACCACGGCCAGCTCTGGCGAACCCAGCGCATACTCGAACAGACGGGCGGGCTCAATTGCCTGAGCGCGTCGGTGCGTGATCTGATCGAGCCGGTTTTTGATCGTGACGGCGATTGCCCCGAGGGTTTGCGCACAAGCAGCGATCAGGCGCGCGCCAGAAACGATGCCGACCGCGCCGTTTCCAAACTCAACTTCATCCATTGCAAGGATGCAAATACCCCGCCAGCCGGATTTATTCACGACGCCAAATGGGCGCCTGATACCAAAACCCCGACCCGGCTTGGTGAGGCCTCGATCACCGTGCGTCTGGCCAGATGGGCAAATGGTGCGCTGACGCCGTGGGCCGAGGCGGACAGAGCGCCCTTAAGCTGGCGTCTGTCGGAACTGAGCCTGCGCGCGGCGCGCTTCGCCGAGGCCGTTTATCCGGATGAGGCTTGCCGCGCAGCGGTCGCCGCCGTGCAGGCGGGCTGGCCGCAAAGATACGACCCGCCGCCCGTTCTGGCGCTTATCCCATCAGATACGCCCGGTTTGTGGCAAGGCCAGATCAAGGATCACAGGGATCGCGTCGTCAGTGTTAGGTACAGCATGGAGCAAGGATTGGTGATCGAGAATTAA
- a CDS encoding amino acid deaminase: MLDLNPILDSRLSTGTKGVPPSGEGVMIRDVAAQGWNLLDGSIPMPAAVLRSSALHDNLMAFQTYIDQAGVKLAPHGKTSMCPQLFDRQLQAGAWGMTVATFAQACTALRYGVKRLLIANELVGETEIRALAAVEDAHILSLVDSVAGVERIEAILQNAGVQKPFGVLVELGIEGGRTGARGAAVAMDVARRVAQSPVLALAGVEGYEGLIVTGDAVADAARVDGFLRDLKHLFETCRAEGLFVDAPILSAGGSAYFDLVARGLKTEGVTTLVRSGCYLTHDTGFYQRLLAHVGERAVQGSGLGPAPALKPALEVWAQVVSRPEAGLILVNAGRRDLSDDSGLPRVEVWARPGKDAQPQPVSGWNFTRMNDQHGYVRVPEDAAVAVGDYIALSISHPCTTFDRWPLLLEVDDAYRVVGALKTFF; the protein is encoded by the coding sequence ATGCTCGATCTGAACCCGATCCTCGATTCCCGCCTGTCCACCGGCACCAAGGGCGTGCCGCCATCGGGCGAGGGCGTCATGATCCGTGATGTGGCCGCACAAGGCTGGAACCTGCTCGATGGCTCCATTCCCATGCCGGCCGCCGTGCTGCGCAGCTCGGCCCTGCATGATAATCTGATGGCCTTTCAGACCTATATCGACCAGGCGGGTGTGAAATTAGCGCCGCACGGCAAGACCAGCATGTGCCCGCAACTGTTCGACCGGCAATTGCAGGCCGGGGCCTGGGGCATGACGGTGGCCACCTTCGCCCAGGCCTGCACGGCCTTGCGTTATGGCGTCAAGCGGCTGCTGATCGCCAATGAACTGGTCGGCGAGACGGAAATCCGCGCCCTGGCGGCGGTCGAGGACGCGCATATCCTGTCGCTGGTCGATAGCGTGGCGGGTGTCGAGCGCATTGAGGCGATTTTGCAAAATGCCGGTGTGCAAAAGCCGTTCGGCGTGCTGGTCGAGCTTGGCATAGAGGGTGGCCGCACCGGGGCAAGGGGCGCTGCGGTGGCTATGGATGTGGCGCGGCGCGTGGCGCAGTCGCCTGTGCTGGCACTGGCCGGGGTCGAGGGCTATGAGGGCCTGATCGTCACCGGCGATGCCGTGGCCGATGCCGCGCGCGTCGATGGATTCTTACGCGATCTCAAGCATCTGTTTGAAACCTGCCGCGCCGAGGGACTGTTTGTTGATGCGCCTATTTTGAGCGCAGGCGGCTCGGCCTATTTCGATCTGGTGGCGCGCGGTCTCAAAACCGAAGGTGTCACCACGCTGGTGCGCAGCGGCTGCTACCTGACCCACGACACCGGTTTCTATCAAAGGCTGCTCGCCCATGTCGGTGAACGCGCGGTTCAGGGCTCTGGTCTGGGCCCCGCACCGGCGCTGAAGCCCGCGCTGGAAGTGTGGGCGCAGGTCGTGTCGCGCCCCGAAGCGGGCCTGATCCTGGTCAATGCCGGACGGCGCGACCTGTCCGACGATTCGGGCCTGCCCAGGGTCGAGGTGTGGGCGCGCCCCGGCAAGGACGCCCAGCCCCAGCCGGTCAGCGGCTGGAACTTCACCCGCATGAATGACCAGCACGGCTATGTCCGCGTGCCCGAAGACGCCGCTGTGGCGGTCGGTGACTACATCGCCCTCAGTATTTCCCATCCCTGCACCACCTTTGACCGCTGGCCGCTGCTGCTGGAAGTCGATGACGCCTACCGCGTCGTGGGCGCGCTCAAGACCTTTTTCTGA
- a CDS encoding TonB-dependent receptor — MTSSHSYTDVLPSANFKYHLTDNMLLRLAASRTLTRPTLTDVGISNTYGGYYGAPTSSGGNPDLQAMHSNNYDISWEWYLSKINYVAVAGFRKDVSDFIETTTVLQTEPVIPEQVYDTRPRNGASGTINGYEISAQYALGEQAGWANGFGVSANYTHIDATAKRADDANQCGYDGLSPDSYNVVGFYENGTFETRLAYNWRSAFLVSCFGSGLLPRDRAAYGQLDFSMRYNLNDRIELYVDGINLTDSLVHEYEVDRSHFLMLEEDGRRIDFGVRYKFR; from the coding sequence CTGACGAGCAGCCACAGCTATACCGATGTCCTGCCTTCGGCCAATTTCAAGTATCATCTGACCGACAATATGCTGTTGCGTCTGGCGGCTTCGCGCACCCTGACGCGGCCCACCCTGACCGATGTCGGCATCAGCAATACCTATGGCGGCTATTACGGCGCGCCCACCTCAAGCGGCGGCAATCCTGATCTTCAGGCGATGCATTCCAACAATTACGACATTTCGTGGGAATGGTATCTGTCGAAGATCAATTATGTGGCCGTGGCCGGCTTCCGCAAGGACGTTTCCGACTTTATCGAAACGACGACCGTGTTGCAGACCGAGCCGGTTATCCCCGAACAGGTCTATGATACCCGGCCGCGCAATGGTGCCAGCGGCACGATCAATGGCTATGAAATCTCAGCGCAATATGCGCTGGGCGAACAGGCTGGCTGGGCCAATGGCTTTGGCGTCTCGGCCAACTATACCCACATCGACGCCACGGCCAAGCGCGCCGACGACGCCAACCAGTGCGGTTATGACGGGCTTTCGCCCGACTCCTACAATGTCGTCGGTTTCTACGAGAATGGCACGTTTGAGACACGTCTGGCCTATAACTGGCGCTCGGCCTTCCTGGTCAGTTGCTTCGGTTCGGGGCTTCTGCCGCGTGACCGCGCCGCCTATGGCCAGCTTGACTTCAGTATGCGCTATAATCTTAACGACCGCATCGAACTCTATGTCGACGGCATCAACCTGACCGACAGCCTCGTGCATGAATACGAGGTCGATCGTTCGCACTTCCTGATGCTGGAAGAAGATGGCCGCCGCATCGATTTCGGTGTGCGCTACAAATTCCGCTAG
- a CDS encoding Rid family detoxifying hydrolase, translating into MSIRRIGGAKSGSGGQILPFSRATVAGGFVFVSGQVGMDETGEIVQGGIVAETRRTMDNIIAILAEAGCTLNDVVKASVWLDDTRDFAAFNRVYASYFKDELPARSCVRSQIMIDAKVEIDVIAYRPET; encoded by the coding sequence ATGAGTATCAGGCGTATAGGCGGGGCCAAATCGGGCAGCGGCGGCCAAATCCTGCCCTTTTCACGCGCCACGGTGGCGGGCGGTTTCGTGTTCGTTTCCGGCCAGGTCGGCATGGATGAGACGGGCGAGATCGTTCAGGGCGGTATCGTGGCCGAGACGCGCAGGACGATGGACAATATCATCGCCATTCTGGCCGAGGCGGGCTGCACGCTGAACGATGTGGTCAAGGCCAGTGTCTGGCTCGACGATACGCGCGATTTTGCCGCCTTCAATCGCGTCTATGCCAGCTATTTCAAGGATGAACTGCCCGCGCGCTCATGCGTGCGCTCGCAGATCATGATCGACGCCAAGGTCGAGATCGACGTCATCGCCTACAGGCCTGAGACTTAG
- a CDS encoding sugar MFS transporter, which yields MTDATKINGAPQSTRMPMAIIGGMFFIFGFVTWLNGPLITFVKLAFTLDDVSAFLVPMAFYMSYFFLSLPAAFILRRIGMKKGMALALAVMAVGAALFGQCVDMRVFPGALTALFIIGAGLSILQTASNPYISILGPIDSAAQRIAFMGICNKLAGALAPVAFAFVVMRGVSGLADRVAAASPAARIVLLDAFAHKVYLPYMAMAALLAVLAVATLLSPLPEVTDKANADDAPKSGSLFAHPNLWLGFLCIFLYVGVEVMAGDAIGTYGRGFGLSLDVTKYFTSGTLIAMLAGYAVGLALIPRFISQARYLAVSAVLGVILTLCAYLTRGYVSVGFVAALGFANAMMWPAIFPLGIKGLGRHTETGSAILVMGIAGGAVIPQIFAAMKSVYDFQLVFAALMVPSYLYILLFGLFAARRDTRTDRV from the coding sequence ATGACCGATGCCACGAAAATAAATGGCGCTCCACAATCGACCCGGATGCCGATGGCCATTATCGGCGGCATGTTCTTTATCTTCGGCTTTGTCACCTGGCTCAACGGCCCGCTGATCACCTTCGTCAAGCTGGCCTTCACGCTCGATGATGTTTCGGCCTTTCTGGTGCCGATGGCCTTTTACATGTCCTATTTCTTCCTGTCCCTGCCCGCCGCCTTCATCCTGCGTCGTATCGGTATGAAAAAAGGCATGGCCCTGGCGTTGGCGGTCATGGCGGTGGGCGCGGCGCTATTTGGGCAATGCGTCGATATGCGCGTCTTTCCGGGCGCGCTGACGGCCCTGTTCATCATCGGGGCGGGCCTGTCGATCCTGCAAACCGCCTCCAACCCCTATATCTCGATCCTGGGCCCCATCGATTCCGCCGCCCAGCGCATCGCCTTCATGGGTATCTGTAACAAGCTGGCGGGCGCATTGGCCCCGGTCGCCTTTGCCTTTGTGGTGATGCGCGGGGTCAGCGGTCTGGCCGACCGCGTAGCCGCCGCCAGCCCTGCCGCCCGCATCGTGCTGCTCGATGCCTTCGCCCATAAGGTATATCTGCCCTATATGGCGATGGCCGCCCTGCTGGCCGTCCTGGCCGTCGCCACGCTGTTGTCGCCCCTGCCCGAAGTGACCGACAAGGCCAATGCCGATGATGCGCCCAAAAGCGGCAGCCTGTTCGCCCATCCCAATCTGTGGCTCGGCTTTCTCTGCATCTTCCTTTATGTCGGGGTCGAGGTGATGGCGGGCGACGCCATCGGCACATATGGGCGCGGTTTCGGCCTGTCGCTGGACGTGACCAAATATTTCACCTCAGGCACGCTGATCGCCATGCTGGCCGGCTATGCGGTCGGGCTGGCGCTGATTCCGCGCTTCATCAGTCAGGCGCGCTATCTGGCCGTGTCCGCCGTGCTGGGCGTGATCCTTACCCTTTGCGCCTATCTGACGCGCGGCTATGTCAGTGTCGGCTTCGTGGCGGCGCTCGGTTTCGCCAATGCGATGATGTGGCCCGCCATTTTTCCGCTCGGCATCAAGGGGCTGGGGCGGCACACCGAAACCGGCTCGGCCATACTGGTGATGGGCATTGCCGGCGGAGCGGTGATTCCGCAGATCTTTGCCGCCATGAAGTCGGTCTATGATTTCCAGCTCGTCTTCGCCGCCCTGATGGTGCCGTCCTACCTCTATATATTGCTGTTCGGCCTGTTTGCGGCGCGGCGCGATACTCGCACCGACCGGGTGTAA
- a CDS encoding SDR family oxidoreductase, with protein MFNFSGKVVLITGAAGGIGQGLCEAFLGWNATVLAFDRAAETLDGMDARLHKATPDLTDLEAVKAAVAALTAKTGPVDILINNAGAAAAVSLSTLTPDDWAHDLAINLSAAYHCVEATKAAMFARGSGVVINIGTVNAMLAIGHPAYSAAKAGLVSYTKALAVEYGPRGLRANLVAPGTVKTQAWNARAAQKPEVFDDLKKWYPLRDFATPQDIANAVAFLASDLGRMITGVVLPVDAGLTAGNPVLASELTLEQF; from the coding sequence ATGTTTAATTTTTCCGGCAAGGTGGTGCTGATCACCGGTGCGGCGGGCGGTATAGGCCAGGGGCTGTGCGAGGCTTTCCTTGGCTGGAACGCCACGGTTCTGGCCTTTGACCGTGCCGCCGAGACGCTGGACGGCATGGACGCACGCCTGCACAAGGCCACGCCCGACCTGACCGATCTTGAAGCGGTCAAGGCGGCGGTAGCGGCGCTGACGGCCAAAACCGGCCCGGTCGATATATTGATCAATAATGCCGGTGCGGCGGCGGCGGTGTCTTTGTCCACCCTGACCCCCGACGACTGGGCGCACGATCTGGCCATTAACTTAAGCGCCGCCTATCACTGTGTCGAGGCCACCAAGGCGGCCATGTTCGCACGCGGATCGGGCGTCGTCATCAATATTGGCACGGTCAATGCCATGCTGGCCATCGGCCACCCGGCCTATAGCGCCGCCAAGGCCGGGCTGGTCAGCTACACGAAAGCGCTGGCCGTCGAATATGGCCCGCGCGGCCTGCGCGCCAATCTGGTGGCGCCCGGAACGGTCAAGACGCAGGCCTGGAACGCCCGCGCGGCGCAAAAGCCCGAAGTCTTCGATGATCTGAAAAAATGGTATCCGTTGCGCGATTTCGCCACGCCGCAGGACATCGCTAACGCCGTCGCCTTTCTGGCCTCCGACCTTGGCCGCATGATCACCGGCGTGGTGCTGCCGGTCGATGCCGGTCTGACGGCGGGCAATCCGGTGCTGGCTTCTGAGCTGACTCTGGAACAGTTCTGA